In the Primulina eburnea isolate SZY01 chromosome 15, ASM2296580v1, whole genome shotgun sequence genome, CCATCGAAAGTTGGAACTCGATTTCTTCTCAGAGATTCATAATGGTATTTAATTCCACGCGGTTGTGGTTCTTGTGGTGGTTGGATGGCGTTGGCCAATGGGTTCACAAACCTTTGTAATGTCGCAGCTACAATAGTAGCTATTGCCATCATATCTTTTTGACTGAGATTTACTCTCGGTGATGGGGCTGGATTTTCATCTTCGTTTTGATCGACTCTTCTGTTGTTTCGATTATTTCTGGGTGGTCTTCCTGCCATCTCCtataaacatatattttatcAATTTATTTGCCATAatgtaaaaattaaaataatttcattaaatttttgaaattcatACAATCAAAAGtttcaaaacaattaattaatcaaataattctGGATACAATCGATGCCTAATCTAAAGTTTCCTCCCTATTCGTCTATAACTTTACCATCTCCTACTGCTTCATTAATTTCTTCCTCTTCAACAGGATCTTCTTCTTGGTTAGCTTCGAGTTCCTCTAAGAGCTCCTCCATATTGATCATGTTATTCTGTAGCTGATCAATATGATTTTGCAACTGTtttgtggtggtcaagattgtTTACTTGATCCTGAACGTGTTGTATTGTTGATTGATTTACTTTTTCGTCGATTTCTTGTTCGTCGATCCGTTCCTGAAGACGGCGTTGTGTTTTGAGAAGGCTCTCATCCCGGATTTGGAGTGTCAAAATCCTATCATGGGCTTTGCTCAATTCTTTCTTGGTGATTTCGTGATGTCGCTCAGACTCTAGGTGGTAGGCAGCATAGCGCCTAGCGTCGTCGCGCAGTCTTTTCTCTTCCACTCTTGCCTCACGAAGATCCTCCATCATGCATACGTTATTCCCATCCAACTGGTAGTTATCTCTCttgagtttttcatttttttctttcagTATTTTAATCTCCGCCTCCTTTTCCTGGAGCTGTTTTTGAAGTTTTAGTTATAATGTTTTGATGATCCATGTTTGCTTTCCTATAAAAGTTAAAAGAAATTAATTTCTTATAGACAGATTTATCAAATACTTTATCAATTTCGATATGTAAATGCAATAATTTAAAGATAATAGAACTTTCATTTATAAATAATGTgatacacataatattttcttaatcataattttattaCAATCCAGATACTTTTATTATAATCTTGATATTAATCTAATCGACCATCTTTCCACCGTTGCTGTCACTGCCTTCACCATCCACTTCCATCGGTGCTACTTCATTTTCTTCCATGTTCTCTACCACCAGGTACAGGTAGTTATCTTGAAGTCTGTCCATAGTGCCGTGAAGCTTTGAAATGTACCGATCCTGCTTGGCGTTGAGCTCCTCCTAGCGCTGACGGGCCTGAGTAGCACGTCCTCGCTCTATCTCTACTCTCTCAGCAAATCGTTGTTGAGTGAAGCTAAGCGCGCGATGCGAGCTAAATCAGTAGGTATGTGTAGAAGTTGGCTCCCAGCCAAGTCCAAATGATGAGTCAATCGTTGTACGTCAGTCTCAAGTATGTGTCTGATCTCACTAAGTTCCTGCTTTTCCAATTTTTCCTTAGCCAGTTGTGCCTTCAAAGTCGCAATCTCTCTATCCTGGTTATCTATTGTAAGCTGGCGCATGCGAAGGGCAGCCTGAGCACAAGTACGTGGAGCAGCCATTTCCTAGGATAAAAATCGAGGTAAAGCATCAGAATAGTATAAAGGATAGAAAGGCACAAATAATAGAAAAACAAAGTTGTCGTGGAAAAATTTTCGATATTAAGAGTTGCGAAGCAATTGAAAAGATAGATTTTTGAAGTCTATTCGAAATGTAGGAAACAGATGAAAGTTGGATTTCAAGAACAGATAAAAGTTGGACTCAAATTGGGATGcactaggcttttgccaaaatcccagcgggattatgaacctggcggctctgataccacttaaatgtcacgacCCGTGTCTgaagcgtcggtgacatccggcattgtttaattacttgaaaacaattaagcctcgtatcaaaacaaaccagtctttttcataaattaatattgtctttacaatgacaatgaaatgaaaattacatcagagtttcagaagcggaattaaaagaaaaacagaaaCTCTTGAGTCTTGATCTGGATCATCgattcaccaaccccagaaagcTTCTTGCTCCTCCTTATTTATTTGCTCTTcagttttatctgaaatttgtaaggggtgagtgttttgggaaacgctcagcaagtgggggtcgatcgattttcaATGATACATATAGATCTTAGTCTTTAAACAGCTCTTTAACAATCTTTCAAATCTTATTACTTTTAACTCATCATAACATAAACGAATCGAACAAAAGACAAAGTTTTCTTTTTCAGATGATTCGAAATAGTTCAGAAGCAACTCAGATAATTTCAGACAGAACAGACACAACACTGTTAcccatctcatttccatggtcaaattgtccccaatatgttagtcctctaaggggtgaggccagaactcggttttatacccaccggtGGAGGCCAGacagaaatggttttatacccaccattgggggccagaacagaatcacaattctcgtTCCATTTCAAATCCGAATTGTAACAGTGTACACAGAATCCAGAGACAACATACAGAACTTATCAGATTTCTCAGAGTTCAAATTTTCAGACAGACACAACGGAATCAAAGGAATTCGAAGCATATAAGAAAcatataatcgatcgaaattttaaacaaaacagttagcaattttcgaaaataaggacATTACATGTatgtcatattatgtataacgaagtttaaaaatacaaaaagatatATAACAAAAGCCCAATTACAGAATTTGCAGATTCTTGTACAAAATCTCATCTTGAAAATCGAGCAGCACGTCGACGTAAACTTAACAAATGTTGTCTTTGATCGAGCAGCACTTTGTCACAGGTTAGCAACTGCACCCAAAAGTTCCTTCCTTCTCCTTTCCTTGAGTTCGGCCGAATGCTTGTAGGGGTGAGGGGAAACCGAATTTCTTGCTTGGTTTTTGGAATGGTTTGCAATGCATGAAGTCAcatatttataggccaaaattTGCCCCTTCACCTAGCCTCATGGCCGAAACCTTGTCTCCCAAGAAAGAAGTAAATGTGCTCATAATGGTGGTCAAGGTAACTCAAGCACCAAGGGCCTTTTCCTGCATCATTAATGTGTCCTGGTCTCTCAGCTCTTCCCTTTAACTCCTTCATGGATTAACTCAAAGGTCATCTCTTGCATATTAAGTTTGTCCAATTCCTTAGCTCATCTTTTAGCTCCCATTttggtcttgttaggacaagcttggttgagctgaaagatcgagtccttgagctggggttttagtCCGCCAGTGACAACTCTTCAATGGATGCGGTTATTTGCAGCTCGGCCTCCCGTTGAGCAAATCCCCGAGCTTTGAAGCTATTTTCTCGAGTTAAATTTACTGAAAATCTTAGTTAACATTCAAGTTTTATAGTTAGAATGAAAGTTGTTAAACTTAGTTTAAGTTAAATTTCAAGTTCGAATTTCTTACATGATTTGCTTCGGATCGGAAAACCCCGGGTTATCACACTGCATTTCACATGCATCATATCGGTTTGTATACttgtacattctcgtattgggcgatgtcgctcacgtccttgttttcatcttggacacctcattccacggggcaggtcttaggttggacggtttgGACGGCCAAGATAGTAGCTAGAGCAGTTGGCTTTACGGTGGTGATCTAGTGGAGGTTGTTATTTGGTTTCTCGTATTTTCGTGAAGGTgaattcgatatggttgtattaacgATTAAAACTGAGATTATTGATCTGTTTTCGTTTGtattgtaagatgattaagttatTTTTTATCTCTGTTGATTAATTGTTGATATTAAGTTTTAATCATGCAATGCTTATTAGTCTATTTAGTATCGACTCGGGCAAGGATGCTACCAAAAAAACTTTTAATAAAGGAGGCTTTGAGCTCATTCCACTTAACTATATTTCATTATTTCTTGTCTTGGCCCAATTCTTCAAATCCTCGGCTTCGACCTTCATTCTTAtcacaataaaatataaaatcttcATATTTTAGTCCGCTGAACTTTCTTAACTAACTAGCACCAGGTCAAAACTGTCTTGAGAAAGGATATATGAGTTTGAAAAAAAATGATGGCAAATCGACCACAAACACTTCCAGACTACTGAGAAACAACAAACTTCAATGCATTCCAACTGAAAGACATCTTTAGAGAGTGAAAAGGTTATGAATCGCATACCGGTTATAATTCGCCTAGGGGAAAGTTCTCTAACATAATCAAGAAGTCTAGACAAAGCACCAGGAGTTTGTGCATGGTCGACAATCACTCCAAAAGCCTGTTCCTCATCTATCAACTCACACCTGCCTGGCACTGCATCAACCTCTTCAATCCCTCGTACAATATCCTCCAACGGAGCCCCAACAGCAATCCCAACAGAAACAGCTGCAAGCATGTTATAAATATTATGCCTTCCAAGTAGCCCTGACGAAATTTCCAATATACCTTGAGGTGTATTAACTAGAACTTGTGTCTCAAACAAAGACAATTCAAACTTTAGAGGATGTACATCAGCATTCTTATTCTCCATCGCAAAGGTCACGACCGGTACCTCAGGATTCCCTTGTGAGATAAAGAAAGTTGCATTTGGATCATCAATATTTACTATCTTGCGATGGCGTTCTGGATCAACCATCCTTGAAAAAAGCTTGGCCATGGCATCTCTGTACTCCTCCACTGTCCCATCACAATCCAAATGGTCCCTTGTCAAGTTAGTGAAAACTGCTATGTCAAAGTCAACCTCATCACACCGTCCCAGGGCCAGTTCATGAGAAGAAGCCTCCATGACCAGTGCCTCTGTGCCATTGTTTAACATTTTTGCCATCAACCTCTGGATCAAAACCGAATCCATTGTAGCCTTAGTCGACTCCAGCTTGTTGTCTCCATGAACATAATTTGCCACCATGCTCAACATTCCTGTCCTCAATCCCATTGCCTCGTACACCCCTTTGATCAAATACGAAGTTGTTGTCATCCCATTTGTCCCAGTGATCCCAATTACATACATGCTCTTTGAAGGATACCTGAAAAAAGAAGATGCTAAATTAGCTAATACAGCATCTGTATCCTCCACCATTACCAGTGCCTTACATCCCAAAGTCTCCCCTATATCCATCTCCTTACTCGCCACAACTGCGACAGCACCTCTCTTATCTGCTTCCGACAAATACAGATGCCCATCAGTTTTCTTCCCGACACGACACACAAACAAATCTCCACTCTCAACAAGGCGAGAATCATGTGAAATCCCACTAATTTCCACCTCCAAATCACCAGACACCAATATAGGAACAACTTTACTATCATCCAACAGTTCAGCTAAGCTCATCTTAAACTTAGGTT is a window encoding:
- the LOC140813570 gene encoding UDP-N-acetylmuramoyl-L-alanyl-D-glutamate--2,6-diaminopimelate ligase MurE homolog, chloroplastic isoform X1; the encoded protein is MAFAFLSLRPFPRPWPPLSFSPKLTSNSINHHILLLKQPVLSTVSATGPDGKYYPTSSDDDPPEAAEDSMHGINKFQQIQRQAARARKVQEEEFKKDQPIFLKALEETEDNPASLDNDYSGDDLFGEIDKAIALKRQEFIKKGLIKPAPKKEPMPEVESVDELEPEEVVDLEEISELQGMTEVSDVESVEENEESLDFEVGDGDFSSNLSSFDINLDDFGKTKTRIVEPKFKMSLAELLDDSKVVPILVSGDLEVEISGISHDSRLVESGDLFVCRVGKKTDGHLYLSEADKRGAVAVVASKEMDIGETLGCKALVMVEDTDAVLANLASSFFRYPSKSMYVIGITGTNGMTTTSYLIKGVYEAMGLRTGMLSMVANYVHGDNKLESTKATMDSVLIQRLMAKMLNNGTEALVMEASSHELALGRCDEVDFDIAVFTNLTRDHLDCDGTVEEYRDAMAKLFSRMVDPERHRKIVNIDDPNATFFISQGNPEVPVVTFAMENKNADVHPLKFELSLFETQVLVNTPQGILEISSGLLGRHNIYNMLAAVSVGIAVGAPLEDIVRGIEEVDAVPGRCELIDEEQAFGVIVDHAQTPGALSRLLDYVRELSPRRIITVFGCPGETDRGKRPMMTKIATDKSDITILTSDNPKNEDPLDILDDMLAGVGWTMQDYLKYGENDYYPPLPNGHRLFLHDIRLVAVRCAVAMGEEGDMVVVAGKGHETYQIQGSKKDFFDDREECREALQYVDELHRAGIDTSEFPWRLPESH
- the LOC140813570 gene encoding UDP-N-acetylmuramoyl-L-alanyl-D-glutamate--2,6-diaminopimelate ligase MurE homolog, chloroplastic isoform X2 — translated: MAFAFLSLRPFPRPWPPLSFSPKLTSNSINHHILLLKQPVLSTVSATGPDGKYYPTSSDDDPPEAAEDSMHGINKFQQIQRQAARARKVQEEEFKKDQPIFLKALEETEDNPASLDNDYSGDDLFGEIDKAIALKRQEFIKKGLIKPAPKKEPMPEVESVDELEPEEVVDLEEISELQGMTEVSDVESVEENEESLDFEVGDGDFSSNLSSFDINLDDFGKTKTRIVEPKFKMSLAELLDDSKVVPILVSGDLEVEISGISHDSRLVESGDLFVCRVGKKTDGHLYLSEADKRGAVAVVASKEMDIGETLGCKALVMVEDTDAVLANLASSFFRYPSKSMYVIGITGTNGMTTTSYLIKGVYEAMGLRTGMLSMVANYVHGDNKLESTKATMDSVLIQRLMAKMLNNGTEALVMEASSHELALGRCDEVDFDIAVFTNLTRDHLDCDGTVEEYRDAMAKLFSRMVDPERHRKIVNIDDPNATFFISQGNPEVPVVTFAMENKNADVHPLKFELSLFETQVLVNTPQGILEISSGLLGRHNIYNMLAAVSVGIAVGAPLEDIVRGIEEVDAVPGRCELIDEEQAFGVIVDHAQTPGALSRLLDYVRELSPRRIITGLVQDNATNPRLLHNFVLEFVFPPYLTKSDVSYVLKIIQRRKLASAD